One window of Streptomyces sp. SUK 48 genomic DNA carries:
- a CDS encoding CHAT domain-containing tetratricopeptide repeat protein: MRGVTAGSEPALQLLPLVFADPGEARARAELLLASAPAPLPASVAHQVLGIWQRDFGDLRIALTHLRRARDLAARAESADREADVLATLGVALVHAGRTRQGLASFERGVARGTGHTRARVLYRRAYVWWVLGHHPEALEDVRRALPVLRQLRDDIWTARALTLRATVHLALGAVERADADFTAAERLWDTTGQEHDKADAVESRGLAAFRSGDIPLALRLLDEAEERYAKLGTPPYMLSVRRCEVLMAAGLAPEALAEADAAIALLDRLGGQSTRKAELLLAAARAARSAGDAHTAIARAAVAVRLFAAQRRLWWETHARLVLIEARVAAGRRSGRLVGDAAAVAERLASFGSPAAPEASLLAGRIALALGWTADAERHLAVAARSRRAGPPTARMTGWAAQALRARAAGSRRGVLEACRRGLDVLDDHRMTLGASELRAHVTAQGAELAALAQEVSLGDDRPRRLLEWSERWRATVLSTPPTRPPADAALLSGLTAYREIAARAEESRMEGRAVPALEREQRRLEREIRSRTRHIRGSVPHEGARFDVPRLLDRLGEDRLVELAVVRGRVHVLLCGRGRVRRFVGGPLADAVAEAEYVQAGLRRLAHPGAEARLPLVEAAGARLQELLLAGAVPHLGAGPVVIVPPGALHRVPWALLPALRDRVLSVSPSAGSWLRARETEPPVDGRAVLVRGPGLATGGAEVPELADRYGTATVLEGDDAQVPRVLSELDGAGLAHLAAHGTFRADSPLFSALRMSDGPLIVHDFERLARSPYRIILSSCDTARLASVGADELLGLVTALLPLGTAGVVASSAPVNDAAVVPLMLALHKGLTAGLSLAESLRDARTTLPSDTVHQATGWAFAAFGAA, translated from the coding sequence ATGCGAGGCGTGACAGCGGGAAGCGAGCCGGCCCTCCAACTGCTGCCCCTGGTGTTCGCCGACCCCGGCGAGGCACGGGCGCGCGCCGAACTGCTGCTCGCTTCCGCCCCGGCGCCGCTGCCCGCCAGCGTCGCCCACCAGGTCCTCGGCATCTGGCAGCGGGACTTCGGCGATCTGCGGATCGCGCTCACGCATCTGCGCCGGGCCCGGGACCTGGCCGCGCGCGCCGAGTCCGCCGACCGGGAGGCGGATGTGCTGGCGACGCTCGGGGTCGCACTGGTGCACGCGGGGCGCACACGGCAGGGGCTCGCCTCCTTCGAGCGGGGCGTCGCGCGGGGCACCGGGCACACCCGGGCCCGGGTGCTGTACCGGCGGGCGTACGTCTGGTGGGTGCTGGGGCATCACCCGGAGGCGCTGGAGGACGTACGGCGGGCGCTGCCGGTGCTCAGACAGCTGCGCGACGACATCTGGACCGCGCGGGCGCTGACCCTGCGGGCCACGGTGCATCTGGCGCTCGGCGCGGTGGAGCGGGCCGACGCGGACTTCACGGCGGCGGAGCGGCTGTGGGACACCACGGGCCAGGAGCACGACAAGGCGGACGCGGTGGAGAGCCGGGGCCTGGCCGCGTTCCGCTCCGGGGACATCCCCCTCGCGCTGCGGCTGCTCGACGAGGCCGAGGAGCGGTACGCGAAGCTCGGCACACCCCCCTACATGCTGTCGGTACGGCGCTGCGAGGTGCTGATGGCCGCGGGGCTCGCCCCGGAGGCGCTGGCGGAGGCGGACGCGGCGATCGCCCTGCTGGACCGGCTGGGCGGGCAGTCGACCCGCAAGGCCGAGCTGCTGCTGGCCGCCGCGCGGGCGGCCCGTTCGGCCGGGGACGCGCACACCGCGATCGCCCGCGCGGCCGTCGCCGTACGGCTGTTCGCGGCGCAGCGGCGGCTGTGGTGGGAGACGCACGCCCGGCTGGTGCTGATCGAGGCGCGGGTGGCGGCCGGGCGGCGCTCGGGGCGGCTGGTCGGGGACGCGGCGGCGGTGGCCGAGCGGCTGGCCTCCTTCGGCTCGCCCGCGGCGCCCGAGGCGTCGCTGCTCGCGGGCCGGATCGCGCTGGCGCTGGGCTGGACGGCGGACGCGGAACGGCATCTGGCGGTCGCGGCCCGCAGCCGCCGGGCAGGGCCGCCGACGGCCCGGATGACGGGCTGGGCGGCGCAGGCGCTGCGGGCGCGCGCGGCCGGGTCCCGGCGGGGCGTCCTGGAGGCGTGCCGGCGCGGTCTGGACGTCCTGGACGACCACCGGATGACGCTGGGCGCCTCGGAGCTGCGCGCGCACGTGACCGCGCAGGGCGCCGAACTGGCCGCGCTGGCCCAGGAGGTGAGCCTGGGCGACGACCGGCCCCGGCGCCTCCTGGAGTGGAGCGAGCGCTGGCGGGCGACCGTGCTGTCCACCCCGCCGACCCGGCCGCCCGCCGACGCGGCGCTGCTCAGCGGGCTGACCGCGTACCGGGAGATCGCGGCCCGCGCGGAGGAGTCCCGGATGGAGGGCCGTGCGGTGCCGGCCCTGGAGCGGGAACAGCGGCGCCTGGAACGGGAGATCCGCTCCCGCACCCGGCACATCCGCGGCTCCGTCCCGCACGAGGGCGCCCGCTTCGACGTGCCCCGGCTGCTGGACCGGCTCGGCGAGGACCGGCTGGTCGAACTCGCCGTGGTGCGGGGGCGGGTGCATGTGCTGCTGTGCGGGCGGGGCCGGGTGCGGCGGTTCGTCGGCGGTCCGCTCGCGGACGCGGTGGCCGAGGCGGAGTACGTCCAGGCCGGGCTGCGGCGGCTCGCGCACCCGGGCGCGGAGGCGCGGCTGCCGCTGGTGGAGGCGGCGGGCGCCCGGCTCCAGGAGCTGCTGCTCGCCGGGGCGGTGCCGCATCTGGGCGCGGGCCCGGTGGTGATCGTGCCGCCGGGCGCGCTGCACCGGGTGCCGTGGGCGCTGCTGCCCGCGCTGCGCGACCGGGTGCTCAGCGTGTCGCCGTCGGCGGGCAGTTGGCTGCGCGCCCGGGAGACGGAGCCGCCCGTCGACGGCCGCGCCGTCCTGGTGCGCGGCCCCGGTCTCGCCACCGGCGGTGCCGAGGTGCCCGAACTCGCCGACCGCTACGGCACGGCGACCGTGCTGGAGGGCGACGACGCCCAAGTCCCCCGGGTGCTGTCCGAGTTGGACGGGGCCGGGCTCGCCCATCTCGCCGCCCACGGCACCTTCCGCGCCGACAGCCCGCTGTTCTCGGCGCTGCGGATGTCGGACGGCCCGCTGATCGTGCACGACTTCGAGCGGCTGGCCCGCAGCCCCTACCGGATCATCCTCTCCAGCTGCGACACCGCGCGGCTCGCCTCGGTCGGCGCCGATGAACTCCTCGGCCTGGTCACGGCGTTGCTCCCGCTGGGCACGGCCGGGGTGGTGGCGAGCAGCGCCCCGGTCAACGACGCCGCGGTGGTCCCGCTGATGCTCGCCCTGCACAAGGGCCTCACCGCGGGCCTCTCGCTGGCCGAGTCGCTGCGGGACGCCCGCACCACCCTGCCGTCCGACACGGTGCACCAGGCGACGGGGTGGGCCTTCGCGGCGTTCGGGGCGGCCTGA
- a CDS encoding LuxR C-terminal-related transcriptional regulator — MRTYEQDAKTLELPWPFTGREDELELVRAATGAGRRGIVVTGPAGRGKTRLVTEAVRGTEHARVTGTPEARHLPLAAFAHLLAGTGSLPGAVRDLSGVRLLVVDDAHLLDEDSAALVHQLAANGRTRLVVAACDEASVPGAVSRLWTGELLPRLALAPLPEEDTAAVLATAGFEALTVRRLHRLCRGDLRLLRSLVAALVAGEDLLAVPGTGERAWRGPLPLTPAVRDRLTAVRERRTPGEREILERLAFAEPARPPLYDLDLDVLEGLESAGLIAVDDAGGVALADPLHGPALRAATGRLRARRLSRAGADRGAALAAEQRLLEERLAELDVRPAATPVGDWAVAEGEPVPAGYAAVRARFARLGGAVRDAAAWAREGLRWTPKDAGCDAELALAEAESDESGRGSAEGDAYARYGAVRVGEPARALPADSVLARHAEALARGDGDALDRAATALAERGFLLFAAEAHAQAVRVHRDPRAGRRSRTRALALARRCQGARTPALAGLVLGELTARQRQVVALAAAGLSNREIAERLTLSVRTVGNHLYSAYTRLGTGDRGALPCLLERSA, encoded by the coding sequence GTGAGGACTTACGAACAGGACGCGAAGACCCTCGAACTGCCCTGGCCGTTCACCGGCCGGGAGGACGAACTGGAGCTGGTGCGGGCCGCGACGGGCGCGGGCCGGCGCGGCATCGTGGTGACCGGTCCGGCCGGGCGCGGCAAGACCCGGCTGGTCACGGAGGCGGTGCGGGGCACCGAGCACGCCCGGGTGACCGGCACGCCCGAGGCCCGCCATCTGCCCCTCGCGGCGTTCGCGCACCTGCTGGCCGGCACCGGCTCGCTGCCCGGCGCGGTCCGGGACCTGTCCGGCGTCCGGCTGCTCGTGGTGGACGACGCCCATCTGCTGGACGAGGACTCCGCCGCGCTGGTCCACCAGCTGGCCGCGAACGGGCGGACCCGGCTGGTCGTGGCCGCGTGCGACGAGGCGTCGGTGCCCGGCGCGGTGTCCCGGCTGTGGACCGGGGAGCTGCTGCCCCGGCTGGCCCTCGCCCCGCTGCCCGAGGAGGACACCGCCGCCGTGCTCGCCACGGCCGGTTTCGAGGCGCTCACCGTGCGGCGGCTGCACCGGCTGTGCCGGGGCGATCTGCGGCTGCTGCGCTCCCTGGTGGCCGCGCTCGTGGCGGGGGAGGACCTGCTCGCCGTCCCCGGCACCGGTGAGCGCGCCTGGCGCGGCCCGCTGCCCCTCACCCCGGCCGTCCGCGACCGGCTCACGGCCGTGCGGGAGCGCCGCACACCCGGTGAGCGCGAGATCCTGGAGCGCCTCGCCTTCGCCGAACCGGCCCGGCCGCCGCTGTACGACCTCGACCTCGACGTCCTCGAAGGGCTGGAGTCGGCCGGTCTGATCGCCGTGGACGACGCCGGCGGGGTCGCGCTCGCCGACCCGCTGCACGGACCGGCGCTGCGGGCGGCGACCGGGCGGCTGCGGGCACGCAGGCTGAGCCGGGCCGGAGCGGACCGCGGCGCCGCCCTCGCGGCCGAACAGCGGCTCCTGGAGGAGCGGTTGGCCGAGCTGGACGTGCGGCCGGCGGCCACGCCGGTGGGGGACTGGGCGGTCGCCGAGGGGGAGCCGGTACCGGCCGGTTACGCGGCCGTACGGGCCCGCTTCGCGCGGCTGGGCGGCGCGGTGCGGGACGCCGCCGCCTGGGCGCGCGAAGGGCTGCGGTGGACGCCCAAAGACGCGGGATGCGATGCGGAACTCGCCCTGGCCGAGGCCGAGTCGGACGAATCGGGGCGCGGCTCCGCCGAGGGGGACGCGTACGCGCGCTACGGGGCCGTACGCGTCGGGGAGCCCGCCCGCGCGCTGCCCGCGGACAGTGTGCTCGCGCGGCACGCCGAGGCGCTGGCGCGCGGGGACGGGGACGCGCTGGACCGTGCCGCCACCGCCCTGGCGGAGCGCGGGTTCCTGCTGTTCGCGGCGGAGGCCCACGCCCAGGCCGTACGCGTCCACCGCGATCCCCGGGCCGGGCGCCGCTCCCGCACCCGGGCGCTCGCGCTGGCCCGCCGCTGCCAGGGCGCGCGCACCCCGGCGCTGGCCGGGCTGGTCCTCGGCGAACTCACCGCCCGGCAACGGCAGGTGGTGGCCCTGGCGGCGGCGGGCCTGAGCAACCGGGAGATCGCCGAGCGGCTGACGCTGTCCGTGCGCACGGTCGGCAACCATCTGTACAGCGCGTACACGCGGCTGGGCACGGGGGACCGGGGCGCGCTGCCCTGCCTGCTGGAGAGGTCGGCCTGA
- a CDS encoding M12 family metallopeptidase produces MTRRLCSLSRQSAPSFGPGLTAERQDALLAGRRMWVNGTVLHYCFLDTDHDASVIPVPGTGELRRVAWAGGKEQLDVVRECFAQWEALGIGVAFAEVGDRGEAELRIGFQAGGGSWSAVGREALAVGRGERTMNLGWDVTAQGERGTVLHEIGHALGLVHEHQNPCAGLHWDDEAVYAELAGPPNHWSRQTAYSNVLRALDAGESRGAVWDPRSVMALPFGPGLVLEPEQYRGGLRPAERPSDRDREFVLRWYPGTAPGPHPLVPFRSAPLGLGPGEQADFVVEPAESRDYTVGTFGDADTVLVVFEERDGEPRFLAGHDDGGTPDNARLRVRLVRGRRYFVRVRVYSVWGAGRTAVMCW; encoded by the coding sequence ATGACCCGACGCCTGTGCTCGCTCTCACGGCAGTCGGCCCCGTCCTTCGGACCGGGGCTGACCGCCGAGCGGCAGGACGCGCTGCTCGCCGGACGGCGCATGTGGGTCAACGGCACGGTCCTGCACTACTGCTTCCTCGACACCGACCACGACGCCTCGGTCATCCCGGTCCCCGGGACCGGGGAGCTGCGCCGGGTGGCGTGGGCGGGCGGCAAGGAGCAGCTGGACGTGGTCCGCGAGTGCTTCGCGCAGTGGGAGGCGCTCGGCATCGGGGTCGCCTTCGCGGAGGTCGGCGACCGGGGGGAGGCCGAGCTGCGGATCGGGTTCCAGGCCGGCGGGGGTTCCTGGTCGGCGGTGGGCCGCGAGGCCCTCGCCGTCGGCCGGGGCGAGCGCACCATGAATCTCGGCTGGGACGTGACCGCGCAGGGGGAGCGCGGCACGGTCCTGCACGAGATCGGGCACGCGCTGGGCCTGGTGCACGAGCACCAGAACCCCTGCGCCGGGCTGCACTGGGACGACGAGGCCGTCTACGCGGAGTTGGCGGGGCCGCCGAACCACTGGAGCCGCCAGACGGCGTACTCCAACGTCCTGCGGGCGCTGGACGCCGGGGAGTCCAGGGGCGCGGTGTGGGACCCGCGCTCGGTGATGGCCCTGCCGTTCGGTCCGGGGCTCGTGCTGGAGCCGGAGCAGTACCGCGGGGGGCTGCGTCCGGCCGAGCGACCCTCGGACCGGGACCGGGAGTTCGTCCTGCGCTGGTACCCGGGTACCGCGCCCGGACCCCACCCGCTGGTGCCGTTCCGTTCGGCACCGCTGGGCCTGGGCCCGGGCGAGCAGGCGGACTTCGTCGTCGAGCCGGCGGAATCCCGCGACTACACCGTGGGGACCTTCGGCGACGCCGACACCGTGCTCGTGGTCTTCGAGGAGCGGGACGGGGAGCCGCGTTTCCTCGCCGGCCACGACGACGGCGGCACCCCGGACAACGCCCGGCTGCGGGTGCGGCTCGTCCGGGGCCGCCGCTACTTCGTCCGCGTCCGCGTCTACTCCGTCTGGGGGGCGGGGCGGACGGCGGTGATGTGCTGGTGA
- a CDS encoding NtaA/DmoA family FMN-dependent monooxygenase (This protein belongs to a clade of FMN-dependent monooxygenases, within a broader family of flavin-dependent oxidoreductases, the luciferase-like monooxygenase (LMM) family, some of whose members use coenzyme F420 rather than FMN.): MSKPLKQIHLAAHFPGVNNTTVWSDPAAGSHIEFSSFAHFARTAERAKFDFLFLAEGLRLREQGGRIYDLDVVGRPDTFTVLAALAAVTDRLGLTGTINSTFNEPYEVARQFASLDHLSGGRSAWNVVTSWDAFTGENFRRGGFLPQDERYARAKEFLATAHELFDSWSGDEILADQGTGAFLRDARAGAFVHRGQHFDIHGRFNVPRSPQGRPVIFQAGDSEEGREFAAAGADAIFSRYSHLEEGRAFYADVKGRLAKYGRRPDQLLILPAATFVLGDTDAEADELAREVRRQQVSGATALKHLEFVWNRDLSGYDPEGPLPDIDPLVSEEHISRGRAQVRMYRDPVAIAREWRELAEANKWSIRDLVINNGNRQTFVGAPATVARTINEFVQADASDGFILVPHITPGGLDPFADQVVPILQEQGVFRADYEGTTLREHLGLAHPDAAAPAERAAS; this comes from the coding sequence ATGAGCAAGCCGCTGAAGCAGATCCATCTGGCCGCCCACTTCCCCGGCGTCAACAACACCACCGTGTGGAGCGACCCGGCCGCCGGCAGCCACATCGAGTTCAGCTCCTTCGCGCACTTCGCGCGCACCGCCGAACGCGCCAAGTTCGACTTCCTGTTCCTCGCCGAGGGTCTGCGCCTGCGCGAACAGGGCGGGCGGATATACGACTTGGACGTGGTCGGCCGCCCCGACACCTTTACCGTGCTGGCCGCGCTCGCCGCCGTCACCGACCGGCTCGGCCTGACCGGCACCATCAACTCCACGTTCAACGAGCCCTACGAGGTGGCCCGCCAGTTCGCCAGCCTCGACCACCTCTCCGGCGGCCGCTCCGCGTGGAACGTGGTCACCTCCTGGGACGCCTTCACCGGCGAGAACTTCCGCCGGGGCGGCTTCCTGCCGCAGGACGAACGCTATGCGCGCGCCAAGGAGTTCCTGGCCACCGCGCACGAGCTGTTCGACTCCTGGAGCGGCGACGAGATCCTCGCCGACCAGGGCACCGGCGCCTTCCTGCGGGACGCGCGGGCCGGCGCCTTCGTGCACCGGGGGCAGCACTTCGACATCCACGGCCGGTTCAACGTGCCGCGCTCCCCGCAGGGCCGCCCGGTGATCTTCCAGGCGGGCGACTCCGAGGAGGGCCGGGAGTTCGCCGCCGCCGGCGCGGACGCGATCTTCAGCAGGTACTCCCACCTGGAGGAGGGCCGCGCCTTCTACGCCGACGTGAAGGGCCGGCTCGCCAAGTACGGGCGCCGCCCGGACCAGTTGCTCATCCTGCCCGCCGCGACCTTCGTGCTCGGCGACACCGACGCCGAGGCCGACGAACTCGCCCGCGAGGTGCGCCGCCAGCAGGTCAGCGGCGCCACCGCGCTCAAGCACCTGGAGTTCGTCTGGAACCGCGATCTGTCGGGGTACGACCCGGAGGGGCCGCTGCCCGACATCGATCCGCTGGTGAGCGAGGAGCACATCTCCCGGGGCCGCGCCCAGGTGCGGATGTACCGGGACCCCGTCGCCATCGCGCGCGAGTGGCGCGAGCTGGCCGAGGCCAACAAGTGGTCCATCCGCGATCTGGTGATCAACAACGGCAACCGGCAGACCTTCGTGGGCGCCCCCGCGACCGTGGCCCGCACCATCAACGAGTTCGTGCAGGCGGACGCCTCCGACGGGTTCATCCTGGTCCCGCACATCACCCCGGGCGGCCTCGACCCGTTCGCCGACCAGGTGGTGCCGATCCTCCAGGAACAGGGCGTCTTCCGCGCCGACTACGAGGGCACCACCCTGCGCGAGCACCTGGGACTCGCCCACCCCGACGCGGCCGCCCCGGCCGAGCGGGCCGCCTCCTGA
- a CDS encoding LLM class flavin-dependent oxidoreductase, translated as MHLAVALDGTGWHPASWREPVARPGELFTAGYWAGQVAEAERGLLDFVTFEDGLGPQSAHPLEPDDRTDQVRGRLDAVLVASRVAPLTRHIGLVPTVVATHTEPFHISKAIATLDYVSTGRAGLRVRITARPDEADHFGRRTVERIRAYDSPDARGLVTDLFDEAADHVEVVRRLWDSWEDDAEIRDRTTGRFVDRDKLHYIDFEGRFFSVKGPSITPRPPQGQPLVSALAHDTVPYRLLARQADVGYVTPRDTEHARAILAEIRAEQESAGRAGETLHVFGDLLVFLDDSRKEAEARRERLDALAGEPYTGDARIFTGTAAQLADLLEELAGAGLTGFRLRPAVTGHDLPRISRDLVPELQRRGRFRTAYEADTLRGLLGLARPANRYAATAAEATAV; from the coding sequence CTGCACCTCGCCGTCGCCCTGGACGGCACCGGCTGGCACCCCGCCTCCTGGCGCGAGCCAGTCGCCCGCCCGGGGGAGCTGTTCACCGCCGGATACTGGGCCGGCCAGGTCGCCGAGGCCGAGCGCGGCCTGCTCGACTTCGTGACCTTCGAGGACGGCCTCGGCCCCCAGTCCGCGCACCCGCTGGAACCCGACGACCGCACCGACCAGGTACGCGGCCGGCTCGACGCGGTGCTCGTCGCCTCCCGCGTCGCCCCGCTCACCCGGCACATCGGCCTGGTCCCGACCGTGGTGGCCACCCACACCGAGCCGTTCCACATCTCCAAGGCGATCGCCACCCTCGACTACGTCAGCACCGGCCGCGCGGGCCTGCGGGTGCGGATCACCGCCCGGCCCGACGAGGCCGACCACTTCGGCCGCCGTACCGTCGAGCGGATCCGGGCGTACGACAGCCCGGACGCGCGGGGGCTCGTCACCGACCTGTTCGACGAGGCCGCCGACCACGTGGAGGTGGTACGCAGGCTCTGGGACAGCTGGGAGGACGACGCCGAGATCCGCGACCGCACAACCGGCCGGTTCGTCGACCGGGACAAGCTGCACTACATCGACTTCGAGGGCCGCTTTTTCAGCGTCAAGGGCCCCTCCATCACCCCCCGGCCGCCGCAGGGGCAGCCGCTGGTCAGCGCGCTCGCCCACGACACCGTGCCGTACCGGCTGCTGGCCCGGCAGGCCGACGTCGGGTACGTCACCCCGCGCGACACGGAGCACGCCCGCGCGATCCTGGCCGAGATCCGCGCCGAGCAGGAGAGCGCCGGGCGGGCGGGGGAGACCCTGCATGTCTTCGGGGACCTCCTGGTCTTCCTGGACGACAGCCGGAAAGAGGCCGAGGCGCGCCGGGAGCGGCTGGACGCGCTCGCGGGGGAGCCGTACACCGGCGACGCCCGGATCTTCACCGGCACGGCGGCGCAACTCGCCGATCTCCTGGAGGAGTTGGCGGGCGCCGGGCTGACCGGTTTCCGGCTGCGGCCCGCCGTCACCGGGCACGACCTGCCCCGGATCAGCCGCGACCTGGTGCCCGAACTCCAGCGCCGGGGCCGGTTCCGCACCGCCTACGAGGCGGACACCCTGCGCGGCCTGCTCGGTCTCGCCCGCCCCGCCAACCGCTACGCCGCCACCGCCGCCGAAGCCACCGCCGTCTGA
- a CDS encoding putative leader peptide, whose product MTEDPTRLPCARVLRTARSAVLHSRPHIDLQRVAAALCRS is encoded by the coding sequence ATGACCGAGGACCCCACGCGCCTGCCGTGCGCGCGCGTCCTGCGGACCGCCCGTTCCGCCGTGCTGCACTCCCGGCCCCATATCGACCTCCAGCGCGTGGCCGCCGCGCTCTGTCGCTCCTGA